In Desulfatiglans anilini DSM 4660, the following proteins share a genomic window:
- the treZ gene encoding malto-oligosyltrehalose trehalohydrolase: MTAVSVWAPRARSVALVIGGRALEMQGLPGGWWQVETALAAHGVDYAFSLNGGAPLPDPRSPWQPHGVHGFSRFLDHTRFAWHDQGWRQPPLGSAVIYELHVGTFTPEGSFDGVVRKLDYLQDLGISHIELMPVNSFSGGRGWGYDGVALYAPQEAYGGPEGLKRLVEACHLAGIGVILDVVYNHFGPEGNHLDAFGPYLSELHPVPWGKAVNFDGPHSDAVRAFFLGNARMWFEDYHVDGLRLDAVHAILDTSALHILEELAREAALLENTMGRQLCLIAESALNDPRLVRSPEAGGYGLDAQWSDDFHHALHTLLTGEQDGYYVDFGSLGDLAKALTSGFVYDGRYSRYRRRRHGRPFTSFPGRRLFAYSQNHDQAGNRARGERLSRIVGIGRLKIAAALVLTSPFTPLIFQGEEWGASTPFQYFTDHQDKDLGRAVREGRRREFAAFGWAPEDVPDPQDFATFARSKLDWGEMSKAPHDELLAWHRSLIALRRSEPDLRGGAQPCVSFSEQERWLSVRRGNVLVLCNLGAEARRIPLPSGAPREVLLASCSTGFEFARDEAVLPLDTVVVLGGS, translated from the coding sequence ATGACGGCGGTAAGTGTTTGGGCGCCGAGGGCGCGCAGCGTGGCCCTGGTGATCGGGGGGCGTGCGCTCGAGATGCAGGGGCTTCCGGGCGGCTGGTGGCAGGTGGAAACCGCCCTGGCTGCGCATGGCGTGGATTACGCCTTCTCTCTAAATGGGGGGGCGCCCCTGCCGGACCCCCGCTCTCCCTGGCAGCCGCACGGCGTCCATGGCTTTTCGCGCTTCCTCGACCACACCCGCTTCGCCTGGCATGATCAAGGGTGGCGGCAGCCTCCCCTGGGCTCCGCGGTCATCTATGAGCTCCACGTGGGCACCTTCACGCCTGAAGGAAGCTTCGACGGTGTCGTGCGGAAGCTCGATTACCTTCAGGATCTCGGCATCAGCCACATCGAACTGATGCCGGTGAACAGTTTTTCCGGAGGCCGGGGGTGGGGGTACGACGGCGTCGCCCTCTACGCCCCGCAGGAGGCGTACGGGGGCCCTGAAGGGCTGAAGCGGCTCGTCGAGGCCTGCCATCTGGCCGGGATCGGTGTCATCCTTGACGTCGTGTACAACCACTTCGGTCCGGAGGGCAATCACCTCGACGCCTTCGGACCTTACCTCTCGGAGCTTCATCCGGTGCCGTGGGGCAAGGCGGTCAACTTCGACGGGCCGCACAGTGACGCGGTGCGGGCATTTTTCCTGGGGAACGCCCGGATGTGGTTCGAGGATTATCACGTCGACGGGCTCCGCCTCGATGCGGTGCATGCGATCCTCGACACCTCCGCGCTGCACATCCTGGAAGAGCTTGCCCGGGAGGCGGCCCTCCTCGAAAACACGATGGGCCGGCAGCTCTGCCTGATCGCGGAAAGCGCCCTCAACGACCCGCGCCTGGTGCGGTCCCCGGAGGCGGGCGGCTACGGCCTCGATGCCCAGTGGAGCGACGATTTCCACCACGCCCTGCATACCCTGCTGACCGGAGAGCAGGACGGGTACTACGTCGATTTCGGCAGTCTCGGGGACCTGGCCAAGGCCTTGACCTCGGGCTTCGTCTACGACGGGCGCTACTCCCGCTACCGCCGCCGGCGCCACGGCAGGCCGTTCACCTCCTTTCCCGGACGCCGTCTGTTCGCCTACAGCCAGAACCACGACCAGGCCGGGAACCGCGCCAGGGGTGAAAGGCTGAGCCGGATCGTGGGCATCGGGCGCCTCAAGATCGCTGCGGCCCTCGTCTTGACCTCGCCCTTCACCCCGCTGATCTTCCAGGGGGAGGAGTGGGGGGCCTCGACGCCTTTTCAGTATTTTACAGACCATCAGGACAAGGACCTGGGGCGCGCCGTGCGGGAGGGCCGACGCAGGGAGTTCGCGGCCTTCGGGTGGGCGCCGGAGGATGTCCCCGATCCGCAGGATTTCGCAACGTTCGCACGTTCGAAACTCGACTGGGGGGAGATGTCGAAGGCGCCGCACGACGAACTCCTGGCCTGGCATCGCAGCCTGATCGCCCTGCGCCGCTCCGAGCCCGATCTGCGCGGCGGGGCGCAGCCCTGCGTTTCCTTCAGCGAACAGGAGCGGTGGCTGAGCGTCAGGCGGGGGAATGTGCTCGTGCTCTGCAACCTCGGCGCAGAGGCGCGAAGGATTCCGCTCCCGTCTGGCGCCCCGAGAGAGGTCCTGCTGGCTTCCTGCTCGACCGGGTTCGAATTCGCCCGGGACGAGGCGGTTTTGCCGCTTGACACGGTGGTCGTTCTCGGGGGTTCTTGA
- a CDS encoding DUF3783 domain-containing protein, with amino-acid sequence MQKGTFKKVKPSNTRMYGPKGIIVCGYPAGEHALLLEFVRAAGMGERPVIFARTADASVCLKDLLSFSDGSGTGLPSEMPRALILSGFTQNELHRMMSAYRNAGLPAQLWATLTPISENWPLCDLLEELQREREAVLARRPTAPPRNR; translated from the coding sequence ATGCAAAAGGGAACCTTCAAAAAAGTGAAACCGTCCAACACGAGAATGTACGGGCCGAAAGGGATCATCGTCTGCGGGTACCCGGCCGGGGAGCATGCCTTGCTGCTTGAATTCGTGAGAGCGGCAGGCATGGGCGAAAGGCCTGTCATTTTTGCCCGGACCGCGGATGCCTCGGTTTGTTTGAAGGATCTGCTCTCCTTTTCAGATGGTTCGGGGACGGGCCTCCCCTCCGAGATGCCGCGGGCGCTCATCCTGTCAGGTTTTACCCAAAACGAACTGCACCGGATGATGTCCGCCTACCGCAACGCGGGGCTGCCCGCCCAGCTTTGGGCCACCCTGACGCCGATCTCCGAGAACTGGCCCTTGTGCGATCTCCTGGAGGAACTCCAGAGGGAACGCGAGGCTGTCCTCGCCCGCCGGCCGACAGCGCCACCGCGCAACCGTTGA